From the genome of Aspergillus fumigatus Af293 chromosome 1, whole genome shotgun sequence, one region includes:
- a CDS encoding Atg14 domain-containing protein produces MNCPICSRVSSSRLRFYCPTCACNQIYTLRINNARALLEKETLGRQVEKALLHQTSPTLSYHRFEECSTQSPDKVPSPQDRRLTLARRRSDAESSKFQLESREVALICGVQNTIKRTERLWHSLHSKTVEARIFLCREVANLYSLRQWMKQDGSEMKKTYVIGGVPIVDLRDLNGKSQNCPLLLDMPAPTEITLPHKDHPVPTIHAPIASYISRELILTATSTQPHNLASSTTHPLGFQSNHYQPRPLTIDRSLPKLAREDPESYVLFLEGVTLLAWNVSWLCRTQGLNIASDSWEEICNIGKNMWQLLVAPPLEEATLMRAFAVRETKPMKPLRDLPKTSLQKTISFPMMGHYSHGTVHSFLGASEGTEFVRTWRLPIPLKVVDKLKSTLLGEMASAEWEVLEEKEWNDSEQSSTRVTFQSNIWEFYYLSASQKRRILDVESRIRTERRDGYSTGTSGSSVNSQLEISIASSFDPRLWRSVAHPKPLEKLTSKRRSCRACPQQMMLPFCAPDTEKQAKCGSESNRIFVLGLLPPRGQSGQKQEKFKARVTSDGRSGRTHNPGSCSMQDSCRFRRCLKDMGSIHVRGDINSTLKVVMDGTVAS; encoded by the exons ATGAATTGTCCTATTTGCTCTCGAGTCTCAAGCTCGCGCCTACGCTTTTACTGCCCCACCTGTGCCTGTAATCAAATCTACACACTACGTATTAATAATGCCAGGGCTCTCCTGGAGAAGGAAACCCTAGGACGGCAGGTTGAGAAAGCACTTCTGCATCAGACATCTCCTACTCTCTCTTATCATCGCTTCGAAGAATGCTCGACGCAGTCGCCAGATAAGGTGCCCAGTCCTCAGGAT CGGAGGCTGACATTAGCCCGACGACGTTCAGATGCTGAGTCGTCAAAGTTTCAGCTGGAAAGTCGTGAGGTAGCTCTGATATGTGGTGTCCAGAATACCATCAAAAGGACGGAGCGTCTCTGGCATTCCTTGCACAGCAAGACAGTTGAGGCTCGGATCTTTCTTTGCCGGGAGGTTGCGAATCTTTACAGCCTAAGACAGTGGATGAAGCAGGATGGCAGTGAAATGAAGAAGACATACGTAATTGGTGGTGTCCCTATCGTTGATCTCCGAGACCTCAACGGGAAGTCCCAAAACTgccccctcctcctggaTATGCCAGCACCCA CGGAGATTACCCTTCCTCATAAAGACCATCCCGTTCCCACGATTCATGCACCTATTGCGTCGTATATCTCACGGGAGTTGATCTTGACAGCCACCTCAACGCAGCCGCATAACCTTGCTTCATCTACTACGCACCCATTGGGCTTTCAGTCTAATCATTACCAACCTCGGCCTCTCACTATCGATAGAAGTTTACCAAAGCTCGCGAGGGAAGACCCAGAGTCATACGTCCTTTTCCTAGAAGGAGTTACATTATTGGCTTGGAACGTGTCCTGGTTATGTCGTACGCAAGGACTCAATATCGCGTCGGACTCTTGGGAAGAGATCTGCAATATTGGGAAGAACATGTGGCAGCTACTTGTTGCTCCTCCGTTGGAGGAGGCAACTCTGATGAGGGCATTTGCTGTTCGAGAAACGAAACCTATGAAGCCCTTAAGAGACCTTCCTAAAACTTCTCTTCAAAAGACCATATCGTTCCCCATGATGGGGCATTACTCACATGGCACTGTGCATTCATTCCTCGGTGCTTCGGAAGGTACGGAGTTCGTTAGGACGTGGAGACTGCCGATACCGCTCAAGGTTGTTGACAAATTGAAATCAACACTCCTGGGAGAGATGGCGAGCGCGGAATGGGAAGttctcgaggagaaagagTGGAATGATAGTGAACAGAGTTCGACGAGAGTTACCTTCCAGTCGAATATTTGGGAGTTTTACTACCT TTCAGCCTCgcagaagagaagaatattGGATGTCGAGTCAAGGATCCGCACCGAGCGAAGAGACGGATACTCAACGGGCACGAGCGGCTCCTCGGTGAATTCACAGCTGGAAATTTCTATTGCTTCGAGCTTTGACCCCAGGCTCTGGAGAAGTGTTGCCCATCCTAAACCACTGGAAAAGCTGACCTCAAAGCGGCGAAGCTGTCGAGCCTGTCCgcagcagatgatgctcCCTTTTTGCGCCCCAGATACTGAGAAGCAAGCTAAATGTGGCAGCGAATCGAACCGTatctttgtccttggtcTGTTACCTCCACGTGGACAGTCCGGgcagaagcaggagaaaTTTAAGGCGAGAGTGACCAGTGATGGGAGGTCAGGTAGAACGCACAATCCCGGCTCATGTTCGATGCAGGATAGTTGTAGATTCCGCAGATGCTTGAAGGACATGGGAAGCATCCACGTGCGCGGTGACATAAATTCGACGCTCAAGGTCGTCATGGACGGGACAGTGGCTAGCTGA
- a CDS encoding F-box protein — MPLLSLPTEILLLVTQKLDHLELWSAYDTCRTLRLVSAPSLFRNVNIVFDDPPILNFRLFRSFDGSLIGTLKQWAVHVRAVEIWGGDEESLQTEFFDLLPLFDRLEAFRHAFMADYQNNFMQANRDYSIGYPPDFESFQQLLAQLATVPSMTTLSVEFMSPRTWMLPMSFKHLRNLQLSCIEHEPGLCVLPDLPSLVTLALNFSCFCPDCPRGGNRPRTKIRFDSLPHLACFSVSGAQKGSIICCGQARQLRRFEVSFSSGLGWATLLQSLGSKLEAIEISSCEFTEEPLVPVEYPSLRSVRILDSTSNILLFCEAELPCLNKFQVHLHPEDLDNLTSWPRLWRFLREYPITLSLDCPRDKTPFLNRTDRLLQVVKLPNIRLEGNSRRTLFTIIPLFLLENFPFRARHLSQEC; from the exons ATGCCACTCCTCTCCCTGCCTACTGAAATTTTACTCCTCGTCACCCAGAAA TTGGATCACCTAGAGCTCTGGAGCGCTTACGACACGTGCCGAACTCTCCGATTGGTTTCGGCTCCTTCTCTCTTTCGTAACGTAAACATCGTCTTCGATGACCCGCCGATTCTCAACTTCCGGCTATTCAGGTCGTTCGACGGGAGCCTCATTGGCACACTCAAGCAATGGGCAGTTCATGTTAGGGCTGTTGAGATCTGGGGCGGCGACGAAGAGTCGCTTCAGACGGAGTTTTTCGATCTGCTTCCCCTTTTCGACCGTCTGGAAGCCTTCAGGCATGCCTTCATGGCCGATTATCAGAACAACTTCATGCAAGCTAACCGTGACTACAGCATTGGTTATCCCCCTGACTTTGAGAGCTTTCAGCAGCTCTTGGCTCAGCTAGCCACTGTCCCGTCCATGACGACCTTGAGCGTCGAATTTATGTCACCGCGCACGTGGATGCTTCCCATGTCCTTCAAGCATCTGCGGAATCTACAACTATCCTGCATCGAACATGAGCCGGGATTGTGCGTTCTACCTGACCTCCCATCACTGGTCACTCTCGCCTTAAAtttctcctgcttctgcCCGGACTGTCCACGTGGAGGTAACAgaccaaggacaaagatACGGTTCGATTCGCTGCCACATTTAGCTTGCTTCTCAGTATCTGGGGCGCAAAAAGGgagcatcatctgctgcGGACAGGCTCGACAGCTTCGCCGCTTTGAGGTCAGCTTTTCCAGTGGTTTAGGATGGGCAACACTTCTCCAGAGCCTGGGGTCAAAGCTCGAAGCAATAGAAATTTCCAGCTGTGAATTCACCGAGGAGCCGCTCGTGCCCGTTGAGTATCCGTCTCTTCGCTCGGTGCGGATCCTTGACTCGACATCCaatattcttctcttctgcGAGGCTGAACTACCGTGCTTGAACAAATTTCAAGTACACCTGCAtcctgaagatcttgatAATCTAACTTCTTGGCCACGTTTGTGGCGGTTCCTGAGAGAATACCCCATCACCCTCAGTCTCGATTGTCCTCGGGACAAAACGCCTTTCCTAAATCGAACCGACCGCCTATTACAGGTAGTAAAACTCCCAAATATTCGACTGGAAGGTAACTCTCGTCGAACTCTGTTCACTATCATTCCActctttctcctcgagaaCTTCCCATTCCGCGCTCGCCATCTCTCCCAGGAGTGTTGA
- a CDS encoding putative SWI/SNF family DNA-dependent ATPase gives MPACSTDECCSPLPTWNTGNVHQTAASSAIYQHEQSCSAAGIPAQNGLRPPVLSTESSPDHRLASSQTRPDEGRPRSSRNPINPMLESCHLGTQFTLNPEVTSRTSTTRRVEMPIPSSSVARHPRYPDPYSQDLYPHTVTSSTIGYGMDWPMPGHNVPGRLRVESWDNDELLMNSSSSGLCQYPEPHDGTISVGATIFSHRAHAQDFQEWGSTESILEPYPPGPVSGSPLESMGCERRSQSLAASVSYRNDSLKRVQPSAVPLESGFSASAQSISSIQPSMVVDPCEVASHALRCSLMEHQRQGLVWMNELEKSARRGGILADDMGLGKTVQALSLIVVRPGSIVERHATLIIAPAGLVQQWKESIKRLLNPGIYQRRVYVHHGSKRLVSFAHLHDHDIVITTYGTVAAEWQRKQSIHHGSLSRSEPILGSSSRWHRVILDEAQNIKNDRSNAAMGCCAIDATYRWCLSATPLMNHQRELYSLLKFLRVAEYTSIDGTVSLPLAGSLNLPFKIRTFQSAFNSGYEYERREAAEQLQNVLQAMLLRRTKSSVIGSQPIVQLPSRTTVKVYVDLNDEERRLYTALEGSVHAQLDHHPNSEAMRHSVTHMISLLQRLQLACCHPFLVTDDIRPLGKHFLTEEQLMENARQLPEAVNLRLRVSENLLDCPICFDVVEDPMIFFPCGHSACVDCFGRISSAREVRCHSCRAVIDPARATNYISFARSNALALENSVSDTKSPVPEVVAGMAEYPRAGSQRGGVSNSTREGDLSASQSGVDTEQQQWRTVLQPNEGESTQRLSLLRKQASRSSAARRTYRQALENAWITSSKIDKALEIVEQIQNDGTGDKIIIFSQFTSLLDLMEIPLQRRGWLFRRYDGSMRLADRHAVVVEFSTNPNCRLMLVSLRAGNAGLNLTAASKVIILDPFWNPFVEEQAIGRVHRIGQQRPVHVYRILTPDTVEDRIQNLQDEKRRLVQGALSDAADATIRLGRQNLTYLLVGPTFVARNPV, from the exons ATGCCTGCATGCTCCACGGACGAATGCTGCAGTCCGTTGCCAACGTGGAACACAGGCAACGTGCACCAAACCGCAGCGTCTTCGGCTATATATCAACACGAACAATCCTGCAGCGCGGCTGGTATCCCCGCGCAAAACGGCCTCCGGCCTCCAGTCCTGAGCACAGAGTCAAGCCCTGACCACCGGCTTGCAAGCTCGCAGACGAGGCCGGATGAAGGGAGACCGCGATCCAGCCGGAACCCTATCAACCCGATGCTGGAAAGCTGTCACCTGGGGACACAGTTCACGTTGAACCCAGAGGTTACGTCCCGCACAAGCACGACTAGACGAGTGGAGATGCCAATACCAAGTTCCTCGGTAGCACGCCATCCGCGATATCCGGACCCATATTCGCAGGATCTCTACCCGCATACTGTAACCTCTTCTACCATCGGGTATGGGATGGACTGGCCGATGCCAGGTCACAATGTGCCTGGCAGGCTAAGGGTAGAATCGTGGGATAATGACGAGTTACTCATGAACAGTTCAAGTTCAGGACTTTGCCAGTATCCTGAGCCACATGATGGGACCATTTCGGTGGGTGCTACAATATTTTCACACAGAGCCCACGCTCAAGACTTCCAAGAATGGGGAAGTACGGAATCGATCCTTGAGCCATACCCGCCAGGACCTGTTAGTGGGTCCCCTCTAGAGTCTATGGGTTGCGAGCGCCGTTCTCAGTCCCTGGCTGCATCCGTTTCGTACAGGAACG ATTCTTTGAAAAGAGTACAACCTAGTGCGGTTCCGCTGGAGTCGGGTTTCAGTGCTTCTGCCCAGAGCATCTCCAGCATACAGCCGAGTATGGTCGTGGATCCCTGTGAAGTTGCTAGCCATGCCTTGCGCTGTAGCCTTATGGAGCACCAGAGGCAGGGTCTCGTCTGGATGAACGAACTGGAGAAAAGCGCACGAAGAGGCGGGATCCTAGCAGACGACATGGGCCTGGGAAAAACAGTTCAGGCGCTATCGCTCATTGTAGTGCGTCCAGGATCGATCGTGGAGCGGCACGCAACCCTCATCATCGCGCCAGCTGGATTGGTCCAGCAGTGGAAGGAGTCGATCAAGCGGTTGCTGAATCCCGGCATTTACCAGCGTAGAGTGTATGTGCATCACGGCAGCAAACGACTGGTGTCGTTTGCGCACTTGCATGACCATGATATTGTTATCACTACATATGGTACCGTGGCAGCTGAATGGCAAAGAAAACAGAGCATCCATCATGGGTCGCTCTCCAGGAGTGAGCCGATTCTGGGGTCTTCTAGTCGATGGCACCGGGTCATCCTCGATGAGGCTCAGAACATCAAGAATGACCGCTCAAATGCGGCCATGGGCTGCTGTGCGATTGATGCCACCTACCGATGGTGCCTGAGTGCGACCCCGCTCATGAACCACCAGCGGGAGCTGTATTCGTTGTTAAAGTTCCTCCGTGTCGCCGAGTACACCAGCATCGACGGAACAGTAAGTCTTCCCTTGGCAGGCTCATTAAACCTTCCTTTCAAGATCCGA ACCTTTCAGTCGGCATTTAACAGCGGTTACGAGTATGAACGGAGGGAAGCGGCTGAGCAACTGCAAAATGTTTTACAAGCGATGCTCTTGCGCCGTACAAAGTCATCGGTTATTGGCAGTCAGCCTATTGTTCAGCTGCCTTCTCGAACTACAGTGAAGGTGTACGTGGATCTTAATGACGAGGAGCGAAGACTGTACACCGCCCTGGAAGGTAGTGTACATGCCCAACTGGATCACCACCCGAACAGCGAAGCGATGCGTCACAGTGTCACACACATGATCTCTCTCTTACAGCGCCTCCAACTGGCATGTTGCCACCCGTTCCTTGTGACTGACGACATTAGACCACTCGGGAAACATTTCCTGACGGAGGAGCAATTGATGGAGAATGCGCGACAATTACCAGAGGCGGTAAATCTCCGCCTCCGAGTATCCGAGAATCTTCTCGACTGCCCTATTTGCTTCGACGTGGTGGAGGATCccatgatcttcttcccatGTGGACATAGTGCCTGTGTCGACTGCTTTGGCCGGATTTCCAGCGCTCGGGAGGTGCGATGCCACAGTTGTCGTGCAGTGATCGATCCCGCCAGAGCAACAAACTACATTTCATTCGCACGATCTAATGCACTTGCGTTGGAAAACAGTGTCTCGGATACCAAGTCACCTGTGCCAGAGGTTGTCGCGGGAATGGCTGAATACCCAAGGGCGGGTAGTCAGAGGGGTGGCGTATCGAACTCTACTCGGGAGGGTGACCTAAGTGCGTCTCAGAGCGGCGTAGATACGGAACAGCAGCAGTGGCGTACCGTTTTGCAACCTAACGAAGGCGAATCTACACAGAGGTTGTCGTTATTGCGGAAACAAGCAAGCAGGAGCTCTGCCGCCCGACGCACCTACCGGCAAGCGCTTGAAAATGCATGGATTACTAGCTCCAAAATCGATAAGGCTCTAGAGATAGTGGAGCAAATACAGAACGACGGAACAGGAGATaaaataattattttcaGCCAATTTACCTCGCTGCTGGACCTTATGGAGATACCACTTCAGCGGCGAGGCTGGCTTTTTCGTCGCTACGATGGAAGTATGAGACTCGCAGACCGCCATGCTGTAGTCGTTGAGTTCTCGACGAACCCTAACTGCAGACTTATGTTAGTATCTCTGCGGGCCGGAAACGCGGGCCTGAACCTCACGGCCGCGTCAAAAGTCATAATCCTCGATCCGTTCTGGAATCCCTTTGTCGAAGAACAGGCAATAGGTCGCGTGCATCGAATTGGCCAACAGCGACCAGTGCATGTGTACCGCATTCTTACTCCTGATACGGTTGAGGACCGCATTCAAAATCTTCAAGATGAAAAGCGCCGGCTTGTCCAAGGAGCCCTAAGCGACGCCGCTGATGCAACCATCCGTCTGGGAAGGCAGAACCTAACGTATCTCTTGGTTGGTCCCACGTTCGTCGCAAGGAACCCAGTGTAA